A window of Microcystis aeruginosa FD4 contains these coding sequences:
- a CDS encoding glycosyltransferase yields MRNLYFLLPGTTSPFGGGGLWAEMKTVNLASQICSAQIVTYRQKELNYPFLEDILAKISSDDSIFVVSWGFDLPKLVQRLRSHNIIYHAHSTGYGFRLPSQIPIITVSRNTMGYWGEKAPNALIYYLPNQIGSEFLNLGLERDIDVLVQGRKSSKYLLNRLVPALRPHCRVKVLDSYVEDLVGLFNRSRVYLYDSAEYWAVNGLTEGFGLPPLEALACGCTVFSSVNSALADYLDPGFNCQKIGAYSSQYDRSRILNYARNFPVNSLPANFLDDYHPEKLLPRFETILREINDFFDIKKHYPADIEGLEPLRLKKLWIQSSLAKLKKKLFK; encoded by the coding sequence ATGAGAAACCTCTATTTTCTTTTGCCCGGTACTACTTCTCCTTTTGGTGGAGGTGGACTGTGGGCAGAAATGAAAACCGTCAATTTGGCTAGTCAAATTTGTAGCGCCCAGATTGTGACTTATCGTCAAAAAGAGTTAAATTATCCTTTTTTAGAGGATATACTCGCGAAAATAAGCTCGGATGACAGTATTTTTGTGGTTAGCTGGGGTTTTGATCTTCCTAAACTGGTGCAAAGATTGCGATCGCATAATATCATTTATCATGCCCATAGTACAGGTTACGGCTTCCGTTTACCCTCCCAAATACCAATTATCACCGTTAGCCGTAATACTATGGGTTATTGGGGAGAAAAAGCTCCTAATGCTTTGATTTACTATCTTCCTAATCAAATTGGCTCGGAATTTCTCAATTTAGGCTTAGAAAGAGATATCGATGTCCTAGTACAGGGGCGCAAATCCTCAAAGTATCTTCTCAATCGTCTAGTTCCCGCCCTCCGTCCCCACTGTCGCGTTAAGGTTTTAGATAGCTATGTGGAGGATTTAGTGGGATTATTCAATCGTAGTCGGGTTTATCTCTACGATTCGGCTGAATATTGGGCTGTAAACGGTTTAACGGAGGGTTTTGGCTTACCGCCCCTGGAAGCTTTAGCCTGTGGTTGTACGGTATTTTCTAGCGTCAATAGCGCCTTAGCCGATTATCTCGATCCCGGTTTCAATTGTCAAAAAATCGGGGCTTATTCCAGTCAATACGATCGGTCACGTATTCTTAATTATGCCCGTAATTTTCCCGTTAATTCTTTACCGGCTAATTTTCTCGATGATTATCATCCCGAAAAATTACTACCACGTTTTGAAACAATTTTAAGAGAAATTAATGATTTCTTTGATATTAAAAAACACTATCCGGCTGATATAGAAGGTTTAGAACCCCTGCGACTTAAAAAATTATGGATACAGAGTTCCCTCGCTAAACTTAAGAAAAAACTGTTTAAATAG
- a CDS encoding helix-turn-helix domain-containing protein, giving the protein MFAPDKYLELLKQYPPRPIDNEEDLEMMQEVINRLLDKPQLTVEEREYLNVLGSLIYEHEENQEPIPDIYGLELLKFILEERNLQKQDLLSIFESKSTLDDILDGLQELTPIYIQKLANFLNISPDLFFPS; this is encoded by the coding sequence ATGTTTGCCCCTGATAAATACTTAGAATTATTAAAGCAATACCCTCCTCGTCCTATTGACAATGAGGAAGACTTAGAAATGATGCAGGAGGTTATTAATCGCCTTTTAGACAAACCCCAATTAACGGTAGAAGAAAGGGAATATCTAAATGTTTTAGGGTCTTTAATTTATGAGCATGAGGAAAATCAAGAGCCAATACCTGATATTTATGGACTTGAATTGTTGAAATTTATATTAGAGGAAAGAAACCTACAAAAGCAAGATTTGCTATCTATTTTTGAAAGCAAGTCAACCCTGGATGACATTCTTGATGGCCTACAAGAGTTAACTCCTATCTATATTCAAAAATTAGCCAATTTTTTAAATATATCTCCTGATTTATTTTTTCCTAGTTAG
- the shc gene encoding squalene--hopene cyclase — protein sequence MQIQDKITEIAAKTAKAIELSQNYLLSTQYSDGYWWAELESNVTITSEAILLHKIWKTDKNRPLDKAATYLRQQQCPNGAWELFYGDGGDLSTTVEAYMGLRLLGIPVNDLALEKAREFILAKGGISKTRIFTKMHLALIGCYDWQGVPSIPAWIMLLPENFPFTIYEMSSWARGSTVPLLTVFDKKPVYKMGFNLDELYTEGVNNVKYELPKNNDWADVFLWLDGLFKWAEKTNLVPFRQESLKAAEKWVIERQEDTGDWGGIIPAMLNSLLALKALGYDVYDPIVARGLKAVDNFAIQTDNTYCVQPCVSPVWDTAWVIRSLIESGLNPAHPAMIKAGQWLIDQQILDYGDWAIKNKIGTPGGWAFEFDNRWYPDLDDSAVVVMALELIKMPDENIKKGVMKRAVNWMATMQCKAGGWGAFDIDNDQNWLNSLPYADLKAMIDPNTADVTARVLEMLGTCDVKMEENRVKKAFDYLEKEQEADGSWFGRWGVNYIYGTSGALSALAFLEPNKYRQQLQKGANWLSGCQNVDGGWGETCFSYNNPKFKGQGNSTASQTAWALIGLLAVGKVTGNYQREVIEKGVNYLLVTQKENGTWDEDYFTGTGFPCHFYLKYHFYQQYFPLLALGRYRALI from the coding sequence ATGCAGATTCAGGACAAAATCACCGAAATAGCCGCTAAAACAGCGAAAGCGATCGAACTTTCTCAAAATTATTTACTTTCTACCCAATACTCTGACGGTTACTGGTGGGCAGAATTAGAATCTAATGTCACCATCACCTCAGAAGCAATTTTACTGCACAAAATCTGGAAAACTGACAAAAATCGCCCCCTAGACAAAGCAGCCACTTATCTGCGTCAGCAACAGTGTCCTAACGGCGCTTGGGAGTTATTTTATGGGGATGGTGGCGATCTTAGCACCACTGTGGAAGCCTACATGGGGCTGCGACTATTGGGAATTCCCGTTAATGATCTTGCTTTAGAAAAAGCTAGAGAATTTATCTTAGCTAAAGGTGGCATCAGCAAAACCCGCATTTTCACCAAAATGCACCTCGCTTTGATTGGTTGTTACGATTGGCAGGGGGTTCCCTCTATCCCCGCTTGGATCATGCTACTGCCGGAAAATTTCCCTTTTACTATCTATGAAATGTCCAGTTGGGCGCGGGGAAGTACGGTTCCTTTATTAACTGTTTTTGACAAAAAACCCGTGTATAAAATGGGTTTTAATCTCGATGAACTCTATACAGAAGGGGTGAATAATGTCAAGTATGAGTTACCAAAAAATAACGATTGGGCGGATGTTTTCCTGTGGTTAGATGGGCTGTTTAAATGGGCAGAAAAAACTAATTTAGTTCCCTTCCGTCAAGAAAGTCTGAAAGCGGCGGAAAAATGGGTAATTGAACGACAGGAAGACACAGGGGATTGGGGGGGAATTATCCCAGCGATGTTAAATTCTCTGTTAGCTTTAAAAGCCCTAGGTTATGATGTTTATGATCCGATTGTTGCCCGTGGTTTAAAAGCGGTGGATAATTTTGCCATTCAGACGGATAATACCTATTGTGTACAGCCCTGTGTGTCACCGGTTTGGGATACGGCTTGGGTAATTCGATCGCTAATTGAATCTGGGCTAAATCCTGCTCATCCAGCTATGATTAAAGCGGGACAATGGTTAATCGATCAACAAATTCTTGATTATGGCGATTGGGCGATTAAAAATAAAATCGGAACCCCTGGGGGTTGGGCTTTTGAATTTGACAATCGCTGGTATCCCGATTTAGACGATTCGGCAGTGGTGGTGATGGCTTTAGAGTTAATTAAAATGCCCGATGAAAATATTAAAAAAGGTGTGATGAAACGGGCAGTTAATTGGATGGCGACTATGCAGTGTAAAGCTGGTGGTTGGGGAGCTTTTGACATCGATAACGATCAAAATTGGCTTAATTCTTTGCCCTATGCCGATCTAAAAGCAATGATCGATCCTAATACAGCTGATGTGACTGCCAGAGTTCTAGAAATGTTAGGCACTTGTGATGTTAAAATGGAGGAAAATCGAGTTAAAAAAGCTTTCGATTATCTGGAAAAAGAACAGGAAGCTGATGGTAGTTGGTTTGGTCGTTGGGGTGTAAATTATATTTATGGAACCAGTGGTGCATTATCTGCTTTGGCTTTTCTGGAACCGAATAAATATCGCCAGCAATTGCAAAAAGGAGCCAATTGGTTAAGCGGTTGTCAAAATGTTGATGGTGGTTGGGGTGAAACCTGTTTTAGTTACAATAACCCTAAATTTAAAGGACAGGGAAATAGTACCGCTTCCCAAACTGCTTGGGCATTAATCGGTTTATTAGCCGTCGGGAAAGTCACGGGCAATTATCAGCGAGAAGTGATTGAAAAGGGCGTTAACTATCTTCTTGTTACCCAAAAAGAAAATGGTACATGGGATGAAGATTACTTCACCGGTACAGGTTTTCCCTGTCATTTTTACCTGAAATATCACTTCTATCAGCAGTATTTTCCTCTACTGGCTTTGGGGCGTTATCGGGCTTTGATTTAG
- the tsf gene encoding translation elongation factor Ts has protein sequence MAEITAQQVKELREKTGAGMMDCKKALTENAGDITKAIEWLRQKGITSAEKKASRVAAEGMIGSYIHTGSRIGVLVEVNCETDFVARREEFKKLVNDVAMQIAACPNVEYVKVADIPAEIATREKEIEMGRDDLANKPDNIKEKIVAGRIEKRLKELSLLDQPFIRDQNISIEELLKQAIAALGENIQVRRFQRFVLGEGIEKEETDFAAEVAAQMGQKPPEPVAAAPTVEEKAPEPAAKDNPPAKGKKKK, from the coding sequence ATGGCGGAAATTACAGCACAACAGGTTAAAGAACTTAGGGAAAAGACCGGCGCCGGCATGATGGATTGCAAGAAGGCGCTGACGGAAAACGCGGGGGATATAACTAAAGCGATCGAATGGTTGCGTCAAAAAGGGATTACTTCCGCCGAGAAAAAAGCTAGTCGGGTAGCGGCAGAAGGGATGATCGGCAGTTACATCCACACCGGCAGCCGCATCGGTGTTTTAGTGGAAGTGAACTGTGAAACCGATTTTGTTGCCCGTCGCGAGGAGTTCAAAAAATTGGTTAATGACGTGGCCATGCAGATTGCCGCTTGTCCTAACGTCGAATATGTGAAAGTGGCCGATATTCCCGCCGAAATCGCCACCAGAGAAAAAGAAATTGAGATGGGACGGGACGATTTAGCCAATAAACCCGATAATATCAAAGAAAAAATCGTGGCCGGCCGCATCGAAAAACGTTTGAAAGAACTTTCTCTGCTCGATCAACCCTTTATCCGCGATCAGAACATTAGTATTGAGGAGTTGCTCAAACAAGCGATCGCTGCTTTAGGAGAAAATATTCAGGTGCGTCGTTTCCAACGCTTTGTACTAGGTGAAGGGATCGAGAAAGAAGAAACGGATTTCGCCGCCGAAGTAGCTGCCCAAATGGGACAAAAACCCCCGGAACCCGTGGCAGCAGCCCCGACAGTGGAGGAAAAAGCCCCGGAACCCGCAGCGAAGGATAATCCGCCCGCTAAAGGCAAAAAGAAAAAGTAG
- the rpsB gene encoding 30S ribosomal protein S2: MPVVSLAELLESGVHFGHQTRRWNPKMSQYIYTARNGVHIIDLVQTAQLIEEAYEFVRGEADRGKRFLFIGTKRQAAAIIKQEALRSGSHFVNQRWLGGMLTNWETIRGRVERLKELEELENSGALDKRPKKEASVLRRELGKLEKYLGGIKTMRRLPDLVVVVDQRREYNAIQECQKLGIPIISLLDTNCDPDLVDVPIPANDDAIRSVKLILGKISDAIIEGRRGGQAAVEEYEEDYEDETEYEEEGDYSQYAAEFASGDDDN; the protein is encoded by the coding sequence ATGCCCGTTGTCTCTCTCGCAGAATTGCTAGAGTCTGGGGTTCACTTTGGCCATCAAACGCGCCGTTGGAACCCGAAAATGTCTCAGTACATCTACACTGCCCGGAATGGGGTTCATATCATTGATTTGGTGCAAACTGCCCAATTAATCGAAGAAGCTTACGAATTTGTCCGAGGAGAAGCCGATCGCGGTAAACGCTTTTTATTCATCGGTACGAAACGGCAAGCGGCAGCAATCATTAAACAGGAAGCTTTACGCAGCGGTAGCCACTTCGTTAACCAACGCTGGTTAGGGGGAATGTTAACCAACTGGGAAACCATTCGCGGCCGGGTAGAAAGACTCAAAGAATTAGAAGAATTAGAAAATAGCGGCGCCCTCGATAAACGACCGAAAAAAGAAGCATCGGTACTGCGTCGGGAATTGGGCAAACTAGAAAAATACCTCGGTGGCATTAAAACCATGCGCCGGCTGCCGGATTTAGTCGTCGTAGTGGATCAGCGTCGGGAATACAACGCTATCCAAGAATGCCAAAAATTGGGCATTCCCATCATCTCCCTCTTGGATACTAACTGCGATCCTGACTTAGTAGATGTGCCGATTCCCGCCAACGATGACGCGATTCGCTCAGTTAAACTGATTTTAGGCAAAATTAGCGATGCGATTATCGAAGGTCGTCGCGGTGGTCAAGCAGCGGTGGAAGAATACGAGGAAGACTACGAGGATGAAACCGAGTACGAGGAAGAAGGTGATTATTCCCAATACGCCGCCGAATTTGCCAGTGGAGACGACGATAACTAG
- a CDS encoding tyrosine-type recombinase/integrase → MRTIGQASVLSESDWKKLESVANQKHRLLWSILRFTAARINEALELRIEDVYKDAIKKIPLDEIVFRQETRKGKDKNHTVPICSELRIRLKDYTPSQTPGDYLFPGINGRLSYGFRHSRK, encoded by the coding sequence ATGAGAACTATTGGGCAAGCTTCTGTATTATCAGAATCAGATTGGAAAAAATTGGAATCAGTGGCTAACCAGAAACACCGGCTACTGTGGTCTATCCTCAGATTTACCGCAGCCCGCATCAATGAAGCATTAGAACTACGGATCGAGGACGTTTACAAAGATGCAATCAAGAAAATACCCCTAGATGAAATCGTTTTCCGGCAAGAAACCCGAAAAGGCAAGGATAAAAATCACACCGTGCCAATTTGCTCTGAATTACGGATTAGATTAAAAGATTACACTCCATCTCAGACCCCGGGAGATTATCTTTTTCCAGGCATCAATGGAAGATTAAGTTACGGGTTCCGACATTCCAGAAAGTGA
- a CDS encoding IS110 family transposase has translation MKILGIDVSRNWAIVVLLCEFPTISPLQYSKSIKEPVKGYARLKGNIQLNEIAYKLECNAEAIEIIKSLEADGIVLEPTGYWYASFWVNCAKKLGLDIYWISHQQTKINRQHYFKTKNKDDYLDALTIALTYFDKSGLDDLGNPPILNNYDYDSIDLLRRTFHEREQLNKNKNSLINQLRQRLCCEFPEIAQRDFDYIGVKGFNPTLGYIARLRNNPRIKSTAGTGISEYSQLLAKDVITYQDRIAVKELNLREILELEQFKPYCQVFNQFLFGTVTQSLLLLHCYPIERFLVNGKPYFRGDHDISLRKFQAYLGLGYSYQISGDTSAKQDKVKKSWKGSDLMRSHLYAHALVTICPDKPAKTEIVGKLKHSWLNPRIHLYYDHENGQRIEKKKELPSFKALGKDGLCRLLFYETRLLYRLLTDNLVK, from the coding sequence ATGAAAATATTAGGTATAGACGTTAGCCGTAATTGGGCTATCGTGGTTTTGTTGTGTGAATTTCCGACGATTTCCCCCCTGCAATACTCGAAAAGCATTAAGGAACCAGTTAAAGGATACGCTCGACTTAAAGGAAATATTCAGCTTAACGAGATAGCCTATAAGCTCGAATGCAATGCCGAAGCGATCGAGATTATTAAATCCTTAGAAGCTGATGGGATTGTTTTAGAGCCTACTGGGTATTGGTACGCTAGTTTCTGGGTTAATTGTGCTAAAAAGTTAGGTTTAGATATTTATTGGATATCTCACCAGCAAACTAAGATAAATCGTCAGCATTATTTTAAGACCAAAAATAAAGACGATTATCTTGACGCTTTAACCATTGCCCTAACCTATTTTGATAAGTCAGGGTTAGATGATCTAGGCAATCCCCCCATCTTAAACAACTATGACTATGACTCGATCGATTTGTTGCGTCGGACGTTTCACGAGAGAGAGCAGCTTAATAAGAACAAAAATTCTTTGATTAATCAGCTTAGACAACGGCTATGTTGTGAGTTTCCTGAAATCGCTCAAAGAGACTTTGATTATATCGGAGTTAAGGGATTTAATCCAACTTTAGGCTATATTGCTAGGCTAAGAAATAACCCGCGCATTAAATCCACGGCCGGGACTGGAATTAGTGAATATAGTCAGTTATTGGCTAAAGATGTTATCACCTATCAAGATAGAATCGCAGTCAAAGAGCTAAACTTAAGAGAAATTCTGGAATTAGAGCAGTTTAAGCCTTATTGTCAAGTATTTAATCAATTTCTTTTCGGCACGGTTACTCAAAGTTTACTGCTTTTGCACTGCTATCCTATCGAAAGATTTCTGGTCAACGGTAAACCTTACTTTCGAGGCGATCACGATATTAGCTTGAGAAAGTTTCAGGCTTATCTAGGGTTAGGGTATTCCTATCAAATTTCAGGGGACACCTCAGCAAAACAAGACAAGGTGAAAAAGTCTTGGAAGGGTTCCGACTTGATGCGTTCTCACTTGTATGCTCACGCGCTGGTGACTATTTGCCCAGATAAGCCAGCTAAAACTGAGATTGTTGGCAAGCTTAAGCATTCTTGGCTTAATCCCCGGATTCATCTCTATTACGACCACGAAAATGGTCAAAGAATCGAAAAAAAGAAAGAATTACCTAGCTTTAAGGCACTGGGTAAGGATGGACTGTGTCGCTTGCTGTTTTACGAGACTAGACTTTTGTATCGGCTTTTAACGGACAATTTGGTAAAGTGA
- a CDS encoding M56 family metallopeptidase, translating into MHSLMLLLALTIAIGLRWFLPSYQRRWQTTLFFFLFPPLLLLMTVISVVCMGYGGQMLGYNSSLISYFSAIIWLVFAIFCLIKLAYQTWQTHRAFSSYPLKKITSQKARVLAVDFPYSARVGFWKSELIVTQGLLNLLDQEHLQAVLAHEQAHQEYHDTFWFFWLGWLRSMSFWLPNSENLWSELVFLRELRADKYASGKVDYLLLAESLLLVAEKVNQVAEINFSASCCVALNEHSLNSRLLERIDALVDSEKLELPGFNYQVWLLLSLSLAPFLLLPLHS; encoded by the coding sequence ATGCACAGTTTAATGTTATTACTAGCATTAACTATCGCCATTGGTTTACGTTGGTTTCTGCCCAGCTATCAGCGTCGTTGGCAGACAACGCTATTTTTCTTCCTCTTTCCTCCTTTGCTGCTGTTAATGACAGTTATATCGGTGGTTTGTATGGGCTATGGCGGGCAAATGTTGGGCTATAACTCCAGTTTAATTAGTTACTTTAGTGCTATAATTTGGCTAGTTTTTGCTATATTTTGTTTGATAAAACTCGCCTATCAAACTTGGCAAACCCATCGGGCTTTTAGCAGTTACCCCCTCAAAAAAATCACCAGTCAGAAGGCGAGAGTTTTAGCAGTGGATTTTCCCTACAGTGCCAGAGTTGGCTTCTGGAAGTCGGAATTGATTGTAACCCAAGGATTATTAAATCTCTTAGATCAAGAACATTTACAAGCAGTTTTAGCCCACGAACAAGCTCACCAAGAATATCATGACACTTTCTGGTTTTTCTGGTTAGGTTGGCTGCGATCGATGTCTTTTTGGCTGCCCAATAGCGAGAATTTATGGTCAGAATTGGTCTTCTTGCGGGAATTGCGCGCCGATAAGTACGCTTCTGGAAAAGTAGATTATTTACTATTAGCTGAATCTCTGCTTTTAGTGGCAGAAAAAGTTAATCAAGTAGCAGAAATAAATTTCTCCGCTAGTTGCTGTGTCGCTCTCAATGAGCATTCCTTAAATAGTCGTTTATTAGAGAGAATTGATGCTTTAGTCGATTCAGAAAAACTGGAACTTCCTGGATTTAACTATCAAGTCTGGCTATTGCTTTCCCTCTCCCTCGCTCCTTTCTTACTTTTGCCTTTACACTCCTAA
- a CDS encoding BlaI/MecI/CopY family transcriptional regulator codes for MLFYQAIDIRRYDQESNLHFCVTMAQLPTYQPKQLSLGPLEAEILNIVWELETVSVKDVHDRILADPERDLAYTSVTTVLRRLTNKGWLSCYKKGRIFYWKPMVSKEQAQAIKAYEQLHRFLAIGNADVVASFADSLDTATVEQLKAIASRLDTLRQQRGER; via the coding sequence TTGCTATTTTATCAGGCGATCGATATCCGCCGCTATGATCAGGAAAGTAATCTTCATTTCTGTGTAACTATGGCTCAATTGCCGACCTATCAACCAAAACAGTTATCCCTAGGCCCCCTAGAAGCGGAAATTCTCAATATTGTCTGGGAATTGGAAACCGTCAGCGTTAAGGATGTCCACGATCGCATTTTAGCGGATCCAGAACGAGATCTAGCCTATACTTCTGTGACTACGGTACTGCGTCGTTTAACTAATAAAGGCTGGTTAAGTTGTTATAAAAAGGGTCGGATCTTCTACTGGAAACCGATGGTTTCTAAGGAACAAGCACAGGCAATTAAAGCCTACGAACAATTACATCGTTTTTTGGCTATTGGTAATGCGGATGTGGTGGCTTCTTTTGCCGATAGTCTCGATACTGCTACTGTCGAACAATTAAAAGCGATCGCATCTCGTTTAGATACCCTTCGTCAACAACGGGGAGAACGCTAA
- a CDS encoding small RNA NsiR4-regulated ssr1528 family protein yields MSTETNLTTTTGADAIDVAIANGIDFDGSPIPPAKLELYHRVMGLEAGRQRSGVSNTMRSRIVRIGAKHIPQEELNQLLLAADFAPLKEKEIAFYYIN; encoded by the coding sequence ATGTCCACCGAAACTAATTTAACCACGACTACGGGTGCTGATGCCATCGATGTGGCGATCGCTAATGGGATTGATTTTGATGGTTCCCCGATTCCACCGGCAAAATTAGAACTTTATCACCGGGTAATGGGTTTGGAAGCAGGACGACAAAGGAGCGGGGTTTCTAACACGATGAGATCGCGAATTGTCCGCATCGGGGCCAAACATATCCCCCAAGAGGAATTAAATCAGCTGTTGTTAGCCGCCGATTTTGCTCCTCTCAAGGAGAAAGAAATCGCTTTTTACTATATCAACTAA